A genomic region of Leptotrichia hofstadii contains the following coding sequences:
- a CDS encoding glycoside hydrolase family 13 protein, with product MEKSAFYHRTESEYAYLYTEDEIHIRLRTKKNDVAQVILHYGDTALFDFTQDYQYHISMSIITSNLYHDYWQASVKVDYRRISYLFEILGTDGEKVFFGDMGVVENQPYQYQAGANSFKIPYLHDSDRVKVPKWVRETVWYQIFPERFANGNPEISPINSLAWDTDISPKHDDFFGGDLYGILQKLDYLQDLGITGLYFCPIFEAPSNHKYDTVNYFEIDKHFGDKETFRKLIEEAHKRNMKIMLDAVFNHIGNHSVQWHDVIKNGENSIYRDWFYIHSFPVYTNTEKIPDIHHHLNYDTFKFSPKLPKLNTSNPEVRQYLLDIATYWIKEFNIDAWRLDVANEVEHQFWKDFHNTVTAIKPDIYILGEIWHNSHTWLNGDEFHAVTNYPLAASIKSYFLTKTISAEEFKNQINSQLMYYRQQTNEVMLNMLDSHDTERILTTAKENHNAVKSALAFTFLHLGSPCIYYGTEIGMKGGSDPDCRRVMPWDENKQDTEMKNFIKKLIALRKDYIDWIIYGKRNIEILENNILKVTINYNNSELTISYNNTSNIIKLENTKKILLSNSKLISEDSTILLEPDTFAVHLC from the coding sequence ATGGAAAAATCAGCATTTTATCATAGGACTGAATCCGAATACGCCTATCTTTATACAGAAGATGAAATTCACATTAGACTAAGAACTAAAAAGAACGATGTTGCTCAAGTAATACTTCACTATGGAGATACAGCTCTATTTGACTTTACTCAAGATTATCAGTATCATATTTCAATGTCAATAATTACAAGCAATCTTTACCATGATTACTGGCAAGCCAGTGTAAAAGTTGATTATCGTCGGATTTCATATTTATTTGAAATATTGGGAACAGATGGGGAAAAAGTGTTTTTTGGCGATATGGGAGTTGTTGAAAATCAGCCATATCAGTACCAAGCTGGGGCAAATAGTTTTAAAATACCATATTTACATGATTCTGATAGGGTAAAAGTGCCTAAGTGGGTTCGAGAAACTGTATGGTATCAAATTTTTCCAGAGCGTTTTGCTAATGGAAATCCTGAAATTTCTCCCATAAACAGCTTGGCTTGGGATACAGATATTTCTCCTAAGCATGATGATTTTTTTGGTGGCGATTTATACGGAATACTCCAAAAACTTGACTATTTACAAGATTTAGGTATTACAGGACTTTATTTCTGTCCTATATTTGAAGCTCCAAGCAATCACAAATACGATACCGTCAATTATTTTGAGATTGATAAGCATTTTGGAGATAAAGAAACTTTTAGGAAATTAATTGAAGAAGCTCATAAACGAAATATGAAAATTATGCTGGATGCTGTTTTTAACCATATTGGAAATCATTCAGTCCAATGGCACGATGTTATAAAAAATGGAGAAAATTCCATTTACCGTGACTGGTTTTACATTCACAGTTTCCCAGTTTATACAAACACAGAAAAAATTCCAGATATTCATCATCACTTAAATTATGATACCTTTAAATTTAGTCCAAAACTTCCTAAACTCAATACTTCAAATCCTGAAGTTAGACAATACCTGCTCGATATTGCAACTTATTGGATAAAAGAATTTAATATTGATGCATGGCGACTAGATGTGGCAAATGAGGTTGAACATCAATTCTGGAAAGATTTTCATAACACAGTAACAGCTATTAAGCCAGATATTTACATACTCGGAGAAATCTGGCACAATTCACATACGTGGCTAAATGGCGATGAATTTCACGCTGTAACAAATTATCCTCTTGCTGCTAGTATAAAAAGTTATTTTCTAACCAAAACAATTTCAGCAGAAGAATTTAAGAATCAAATTAACAGCCAGCTTATGTACTATCGTCAACAAACTAATGAAGTTATGTTAAATATGCTTGATTCCCACGATACCGAGCGTATCCTCACTACAGCCAAAGAAAATCATAATGCCGTTAAATCTGCACTAGCCTTTACGTTCCTGCATTTAGGATCTCCATGTATTTATTATGGTACTGAAATCGGTATGAAAGGTGGTTCAGATCCTGATTGCCGTCGAGTTATGCCTTGGGATGAAAATAAGCAAGATACAGAAATGAAAAATTTTATTAAGAAATTGATTGCTTTAAGAAAAGACTACATAGACTGGATTATTTATGGAAAACGAAACATTGAAATCCTTGAAAATAATATTTTAAAAGTTACAATTAATTATAATAATTCTGAACTTACTATAAGCTATAATAACACAAGCAATATTATTAAATTGGAAAATACAAAAAAAATTCTTTTAAGTAATTCTAAACTTATTTCAGAAGATAGCACTATTCTTCTTGAACCTGATACCTTTGCAGTGCACTTATGTTAA
- the ytvI gene encoding sporulation integral membrane protein YtvI: MASYKNFDFKKLYFLVYIALILLVVFIAFKLGIFLFPFTIALFLSILTRPFTRFLEKKLKLSKKLSTIISIVTFLIIFFGAIGWGSLKLIGEIYKLSQNLNNYSEIAQKLWSDNMTKIDTYLGNFPSGFTRQVNDTINSFISSGSARLGIFIKGLINFITSIPTLILYICITILATFFISLDRDKIVSFLEQQLPKSWLDKVFNIKTDMFTVLGSYIKAQIILMTICFFELLIWLNLLSFLKLNVPYPLLMSIIICLIDALPILGAGTILIPWAIISFALGDIKLGIMLIIIYLFVLSVRQMLEPKLVSQNLGVHPLITLISMYSGFKIFGVIGFLIGPVVMIILKNVFSRELEVGFFRDIFGDSSDNSKLDTDTKSH, from the coding sequence ATGGCAAGTTATAAAAATTTTGACTTCAAAAAATTATATTTTCTTGTATATATTGCTTTAATTCTGCTAGTGGTGTTTATAGCTTTTAAGCTAGGAATATTCTTATTTCCATTTACAATAGCATTATTTCTGTCAATATTAACACGTCCGTTTACAAGATTTTTAGAAAAAAAATTGAAATTATCAAAAAAACTTTCAACAATAATTTCAATTGTAACATTTTTAATTATATTTTTTGGAGCAATTGGATGGGGATCATTAAAGTTAATAGGTGAAATCTACAAATTATCACAAAATCTTAACAATTACAGCGAGATAGCACAAAAACTATGGTCTGACAATATGACAAAAATCGATACTTACTTAGGGAATTTCCCTTCAGGTTTTACAAGACAAGTAAATGATACTATAAACAGCTTTATTTCATCAGGTTCTGCACGGCTTGGAATATTTATAAAGGGATTGATAAATTTTATCACTTCTATTCCAACGCTGATTTTATACATTTGCATAACAATTTTAGCGACTTTTTTCATAAGTCTTGACAGAGATAAAATTGTATCTTTTTTAGAACAACAGTTGCCAAAATCTTGGCTAGATAAGGTTTTTAATATTAAAACAGACATGTTTACAGTTCTTGGCTCTTATATAAAAGCTCAGATTATCTTAATGACAATTTGTTTTTTTGAGCTTTTGATATGGTTAAACTTGTTATCATTCCTAAAATTAAACGTTCCTTATCCTTTACTAATGTCAATTATAATTTGTCTAATCGATGCTTTACCAATTTTAGGAGCAGGGACAATTTTAATCCCATGGGCTATAATTTCTTTTGCTTTAGGTGATATTAAATTAGGAATTATGCTAATAATAATCTATCTATTTGTTTTATCAGTGAGACAAATGCTGGAGCCAAAATTAGTAAGTCAAAACTTGGGAGTTCATCCATTAATCACACTGATTTCAATGTATTCAGGTTTTAAAATTTTTGGAGTAATTGGATTTTTAATAGGACCTGTTGTAATGATTATTTTAAAAAATGTATTTTCAAGAGAATTGGAAGTTGGATTTTTTAGAGATATTTTTGGTGATTCATCGGACAACAGCAAACTTGATACTGATACTAAATCTCATTAA
- a CDS encoding OmpA family protein: protein MKKPTLVAVSSMVAMAVPTVSEKMTTSDMRKDIIRANVADIQQDTANEVPTLDTPNPQKPMTTADDPDLITVALTQDGTGTRIVNNKPSGTYQTSGKNAVNLPQQKTQAVQNNQPVTAASAQSEAEQTTATVSEIQEKPINNPQKVQISKSEIITLRSNDLNFQKNSTDLKKEAYPVLRDIKDYIEKNDFLVSIIGYTDKSGVSSYNKRLSLRRAEKVSSKLIELGLSKDRVVDLIGRGESNPINTDDTEEGREGNRRVEFRFVKKGQV, encoded by the coding sequence ATGAAAAAGCCAACATTAGTTGCAGTTTCTTCAATGGTAGCAATGGCGGTACCCACGGTTTCTGAAAAAATGACAACTTCCGATATGAGAAAGGATATAATTCGTGCGAATGTGGCAGATATACAGCAGGATACAGCAAATGAAGTTCCTACGCTTGATACACCGAATCCGCAAAAACCAATGACAACGGCAGACGATCCTGATTTAATTACCGTTGCCTTGACACAAGACGGAACAGGGACAAGAATAGTTAACAACAAGCCTTCAGGGACGTATCAAACTTCTGGAAAAAATGCTGTTAACCTGCCACAGCAGAAAACGCAAGCTGTTCAAAATAATCAACCTGTAACGGCAGCATCAGCACAGTCTGAAGCAGAGCAGACAACGGCGACTGTTTCTGAAATTCAGGAAAAACCCATAAACAATCCACAAAAAGTACAAATATCAAAATCAGAGATTATAACATTGAGATCAAATGATTTAAATTTTCAAAAGAACAGTACAGATTTAAAGAAGGAAGCCTATCCTGTATTGCGTGACATAAAGGATTACATTGAAAAGAATGATTTTCTTGTGTCAATTATCGGGTATACTGATAAAAGTGGCGTATCTTCATATAATAAGCGGTTATCACTGAGAAGAGCAGAAAAAGTCAGTTCAAAACTAATAGAACTTGGGCTTTCAAAAGACAGGGTAGTGGATCTGATAGGGCGTGGAGAAAGCAATCCAATCAATACTGATGACACGGAAGAGGGAAGAGAAGGAAACCGAAGAGTGGAATTTAGATTTGTAAAAAAAGGACAAGTGTAA
- a CDS encoding basic amino acid ABC transporter substrate-binding protein, translated as MKKVFLVLTLVIFGLVSCGKKDSGQKKLRVGLNAVFAPFEYVENGQVTGFDVDMINEIGKNLGYEVEIIDQSFDGLIPALKAGKIDIIVSGMSSTEERKKSVDFTDDYFVSKETYLRKKGNTAVTPATLSGKKIGVQLGTIQEMEAKTINGATVVPNESTVNTILDLKAGKIDAIILEKAVAEEYMKKNPEMEIFDEKPAKIGMAMAVNKGKNPELIKQINAELKKMRENGKYDELIKKYDLEKSQK; from the coding sequence ATGAAAAAAGTATTTTTAGTATTGACATTGGTAATTTTTGGACTTGTGTCGTGTGGAAAAAAAGATAGCGGGCAGAAAAAATTAAGAGTGGGATTAAATGCAGTTTTTGCTCCGTTTGAATATGTTGAAAATGGTCAAGTAACAGGGTTTGACGTGGATATGATAAATGAAATTGGGAAAAATCTTGGATATGAAGTTGAAATTATAGACCAGTCCTTTGATGGTCTGATACCAGCATTAAAAGCAGGGAAAATTGATATTATTGTATCTGGTATGAGTTCTACTGAAGAAAGAAAAAAATCAGTTGATTTTACAGATGATTATTTCGTTTCTAAAGAAACTTACTTGAGAAAAAAAGGCAATACTGCAGTTACACCAGCTACTTTAAGTGGCAAGAAAATTGGAGTGCAGTTAGGAACAATTCAAGAAATGGAAGCAAAAACTATTAATGGAGCAACTGTTGTGCCAAATGAAAGCACTGTAAATACAATTTTAGATTTAAAGGCAGGAAAAATTGACGCAATTATTCTTGAAAAGGCAGTAGCTGAAGAATATATGAAAAAAAATCCTGAAATGGAAATTTTTGATGAAAAGCCAGCTAAAATTGGAATGGCAATGGCTGTAAACAAAGGTAAAAATCCTGAATTAATAAAACAAATAAATGCTGAACTGAAAAAAATGAGAGAAAATGGGAAATATGATGAATTAATTAAAAAATATGATTTAGAAAAAAGCCAAAAATAA
- a CDS encoding amino acid ABC transporter ATP-binding protein, with amino-acid sequence MIKIKNLKKKYGELEVLKGISTEIKEGEVISIIGPSGSGKSTFLRCINRLEEPTSGEIKINNKNILERKADINKIREEVGMVFQHFNLYPHKTVLENITLGPIRLKKMPKDEAERLAIELLEKVGLADKKDVYPNKLSGGQKQRVAIARALAMNPKVILFDEPTSALDPEMIGEVLEVMRELANAGMTMIVVTHEMGFARNVANRVFFMDEGYILEDAKPQDLFDNPKTERAREFLDKVLNH; translated from the coding sequence ATGATTAAGATAAAAAATTTGAAGAAGAAATATGGAGAACTGGAAGTGCTAAAAGGAATTAGCACTGAAATCAAAGAAGGGGAGGTAATTTCGATTATAGGACCTTCTGGAAGTGGGAAATCAACATTTTTACGTTGTATAAATAGGCTTGAGGAACCTACATCAGGAGAGATTAAAATAAATAATAAAAATATTTTGGAACGTAAGGCGGATATAAACAAAATTCGTGAGGAAGTCGGAATGGTATTCCAGCACTTTAATTTGTATCCACATAAAACTGTACTGGAAAACATTACTTTGGGACCAATTAGATTAAAAAAAATGCCAAAAGATGAGGCAGAAAGACTGGCAATAGAATTACTGGAAAAAGTGGGACTTGCTGATAAGAAGGATGTTTATCCAAACAAGCTGTCTGGTGGGCAGAAACAAAGGGTTGCGATTGCAAGGGCATTAGCAATGAATCCTAAAGTAATTCTGTTTGATGAACCAACATCGGCACTTGATCCTGAAATGATAGGTGAAGTTCTGGAGGTAATGAGAGAACTTGCAAATGCTGGAATGACAATGATTGTAGTGACACATGAAATGGGATTTGCTAGAAATGTTGCAAATAGAGTATTTTTTATGGATGAGGGATATATTCTGGAAGATGCAAAACCGCAGGATTTATTTGATAATCCAAAAACAGAAAGAGCAAGGGAATTTTTAGACAAAGTGCTAAATCATTAA
- a CDS encoding amino acid ABC transporter permease codes for MEELEKTRKIVKTSFFIAVVTVAVLLVFPYDMKPKEWGIYASSYFVTTLGLTVGGAAIGILLGMLLAFLKFQKTNIEILDMIKDVIIDEYVDIMRGTPMVLQLLTLSFVVVILNNYWIALIALGLNSAAYVEETIRSGIESIDKGQMEAARATGMPYRMAMNEIIMPQAIKNILPALLNEFINLFKETAVVGYISVVDITMNSKSLQAVYYSVKPILFTGLVYYISVKLFSFIGKRLEMRLKEND; via the coding sequence ATGGAAGAATTGGAAAAAACACGAAAAATAGTAAAAACCTCATTTTTTATAGCAGTTGTAACTGTTGCGGTGCTTCTTGTGTTTCCGTATGACATGAAGCCGAAAGAATGGGGAATTTATGCAAGCAGCTATTTTGTAACTACGTTGGGACTTACAGTTGGAGGAGCTGCTATTGGTATTCTTTTAGGAATGCTGTTGGCATTCTTAAAATTTCAGAAAACCAATATAGAAATTTTAGATATGATAAAAGATGTTATTATTGATGAATATGTTGACATAATGCGAGGAACTCCCATGGTTTTACAGCTTTTGACATTATCTTTTGTAGTTGTAATACTTAATAATTACTGGATTGCATTGATTGCTTTGGGACTTAATAGTGCGGCTTATGTAGAAGAAACAATCCGTTCTGGAATTGAGAGTATAGACAAGGGGCAAATGGAAGCTGCAAGAGCAACTGGGATGCCTTATAGAATGGCAATGAATGAAATTATAATGCCACAGGCAATAAAAAATATTTTGCCAGCACTTTTGAACGAATTTATAAATTTATTTAAGGAAACAGCCGTTGTGGGATATATTAGTGTTGTTGACATTACAATGAACAGTAAAAGCTTACAAGCTGTATATTATAGTGTAAAACCAATATTGTTTACTGGTTTGGTTTATTATATCAGCGTAAAATTATTCTCATTTATTGGGAAACGATTGGAGATGAGATTAAAGGAAAATGATTAA
- a CDS encoding DUF1439 domain-containing protein produces the protein MKLFKFLFFSVIVLIAGLGYYIYTQNQLKIPDSMVKSAVASKFPIEKSYPLGKIKLFNPKVHFENDKLIIEAEYLNDALNDQINGTMTFATDIHYDPMKSNLYLDDFQIVRLTKENKEIDLDKKPIIRTGLNYAFSQLEKKEILNLSGVEKFQMIKDIKIENNKLTVVK, from the coding sequence ATGAAATTATTTAAATTTTTATTTTTTTCAGTTATTGTATTAATTGCAGGCTTAGGTTACTACATTTATACTCAAAATCAGCTAAAAATTCCAGATTCTATGGTAAAAAGTGCTGTTGCTTCGAAATTTCCAATAGAAAAATCCTATCCTCTTGGAAAAATTAAACTATTTAATCCAAAAGTACATTTTGAGAATGATAAGTTAATTATTGAAGCAGAATACCTAAATGATGCATTAAATGATCAGATTAACGGAACAATGACCTTTGCAACTGATATTCATTATGATCCAATGAAATCAAACCTTTATCTTGATGATTTTCAAATTGTAAGACTGACAAAAGAAAATAAAGAAATTGATCTTGATAAAAAACCCATCATCAGAACAGGGTTAAATTATGCTTTTAGTCAGCTTGAAAAAAAAGAAATTTTAAATTTATCAGGAGTTGAAAAATTTCAAATGATAAAGGATATAAAAATTGAAAATAATAAATTGACTGTTGTTAAATAA
- a CDS encoding inorganic diphosphatase yields MSLDNYKKFLGQKIHVKMDRKMGERHPKYNFIYPVNYGYIPNTISEDGEEIDVYILGVFEPVDEFCGICRAIVYRYDDEENKLIVIPDGKNYTVSQMEVLVEFQERFFKHKILTE; encoded by the coding sequence ATGAGTTTAGATAATTATAAAAAATTTTTAGGACAAAAAATACATGTAAAAATGGATAGAAAAATGGGAGAAAGACATCCTAAATATAATTTTATATATCCAGTAAATTATGGATATATTCCAAATACTATTAGTGAAGATGGAGAAGAAATAGATGTGTATATTTTGGGAGTTTTTGAACCTGTTGATGAATTTTGTGGAATATGTAGAGCTATTGTTTATAGGTATGATGATGAAGAAAATAAACTTATAGTAATTCCAGATGGGAAAAATTATACAGTTTCCCAAATGGAAGTACTGGTTGAGTTTCAGGAACGTTTTTTCAAACATAAAATTTTAACTGAATAA
- a CDS encoding AzlD domain-containing protein — protein sequence MIRLNYNENLGILTMILMTLIIMTVILRTLTIFVKIPENNLKVNKFFEALPYTVLTVLVFPDIFTSTGSTNFDIIRVLIGMAIVAYLTFRKTNLGIIIIVSIAVIYFLGMLKGSF from the coding sequence GTGATAAGATTGAATTATAACGAAAATTTAGGGATTTTAACAATGATTTTGATGACACTCATAATCATGACGGTAATACTGAGGACATTGACAATATTTGTAAAAATTCCAGAAAACAACCTAAAAGTTAATAAGTTCTTTGAAGCGCTTCCTTATACGGTACTGACAGTATTAGTATTTCCAGATATTTTTACTTCTACTGGAAGTACAAATTTTGACATAATAAGAGTTCTGATTGGAATGGCAATCGTAGCATATTTAACTTTTAGGAAGACAAATCTGGGAATAATAATAATTGTTTCTATTGCAGTGATATATTTTTTAGGAATGTTAAAAGGAAGTTTTTAA
- a CDS encoding AzlC family ABC transporter permease yields the protein MAQIRKLENYLKGLKDGTGIGIAYIPFGVAIGLISAKSFSQILPMIGLTSFGMYAGGAHSLLLKVLYVMKSPPVEVILSIVLINLRYLLLNIVIFRQLGEKTPIFQKFLVGVGLTDETVTYLTFKKAKNAWYMMGVNTIPYFCYCFGTIFGAIFGEKLPESLMTSMNFVLYSMFFSMLIMALSQNFKYIRIVLLALIIKMAFSFLPILNKVSSGWVMILTMFLASFIYAQLYYNENSEKQEND from the coding sequence ATGGCACAAATAAGAAAACTGGAAAATTATTTAAAGGGATTAAAAGACGGTACTGGAATCGGAATTGCCTACATTCCCTTTGGAGTTGCAATCGGACTGATTTCAGCTAAAAGTTTTTCTCAAATTTTGCCAATGATTGGGCTTACATCGTTTGGTATGTATGCAGGAGGGGCTCATTCATTACTGTTAAAGGTACTTTATGTGATGAAGTCGCCTCCAGTTGAAGTGATTTTATCTATTGTTCTTATCAATTTAAGATATTTATTGTTAAATATTGTTATTTTTAGACAGCTTGGTGAAAAAACTCCTATTTTTCAGAAGTTTCTGGTAGGTGTGGGGCTTACTGATGAAACTGTAACATATCTGACATTCAAAAAGGCCAAAAATGCATGGTATATGATGGGAGTAAATACAATTCCATATTTTTGCTACTGTTTTGGTACAATTTTTGGAGCGATATTTGGAGAAAAATTGCCAGAATCACTTATGACAAGTATGAATTTTGTGCTTTATTCAATGTTTTTCAGTATGTTAATAATGGCTTTGAGTCAAAATTTTAAATATATAAGAATTGTTTTGCTGGCACTTATTATAAAAATGGCATTTTCATTTTTGCCTATTTTAAATAAGGTAAGTTCAGGATGGGTTATGATTTTGACAATGTTTTTGGCAAGTTTTATATACGCACAGCTTTATTATAATGAAAATTCTGAAAAGCAGGAAAACGATTAA